The Balneolales bacterium ANBcel1 DNA window GAACAACGGAGCGGGTTTTGAGCCGATTGGGGACCAGGAGCACCCTTTTACCGGCACATATGGCGGCAACGGGTTTACCATCGACGGACTCCATATTAACCGGGCGCGAAAGAACGACACCGGTTTGTTTGGAAGGATACACCAGGGCGCCGTATGGCGGTTGAAAATGTCAAATGTTTCCATAACCGGAAAAGATAATACAGGAGGATTGGCTGGCGCACATAGCGGGAGTATCTACGATGTACACGTTTCGGGTTCGATTACCGGAATACAATTTGTCGGTGGTATCGCAGGAAGCAGTGTTACGTTTGGAATCGAAAGGAGTGCATTGATAACAAACAGTTCTGCACAGAATATCAGTGTAGTAGGGAATTCACATGTTGGCGGGTTGGCAGGCTTTGGATCACCGGATATTCGTTTTTCGTTTGTTGACGGGCGGGTGGAGGCAACAAACGGGTTTGTCGGCGGGCTGGTGGGTGCCTTGTGGTGTAATGATTATTCGGGTCATATCGCGTCATCATACGCCCTGGCAGATGTGAAAGGAGATACCTACGTCGGTGGAATAGCCGGTGAATTGGTGTTGGTGCTTGAAACAGCAGAAAAGGTGGAAGACGGATCTGCTGTTGCTGAAGCCCAATCCATGCCTTGCCGGTTCAACGAGGTGTATTCGGCTGGAACAGTGGAAGGTGAAGGGCATGTGGGGGCCATTGCAGGCATGAATCATAGCTTTTTATATAGCAGCATCTATTGGGACACGGACCAGACTGATTTTGAGCAAAATGGGATAGAGGAGGAAAACTCCGAAAACGGCATCGGGTTGACCACCGAACAGATGACCGGTCCGGATGCTGAAGTTCATCTGCAGGGATTTGACTTTGAAACCACCTGGGCTACAACGAACGGCTACCCGGTACATCAGCCGCACGATTCGGTTTTGATCAGCATCAATCACCTGAGATATAATTTCGGCGAGGTGGGTGTCGAGGATGATGCTGGCGAGAAGGCGATCCTGATCAAAAATGTCGGCAATACGGAAGTGGAAATATCAGCTGAGCTTCCTCCGGGCAGGTTTGGCGGGTTTGAAATGACCACCGACGGCCAGGGAGGAACATTGATGCCGGGCGAGGTTCATGCCATAATGGTTTCTTTCAAACCCGGGGAGGTAAGGGAGTATTCAGGAAGGCTGGAACTGACACATACCGCCAGGAACTGGTCAAGTCCGATGGTTATCTGGTTTCAGGGAAAAGGCGCGCAGACAACGTCAGCGACACCCCCGGGGATTCCATTCCAGACGGTGCTGCACCAAAACTACCCAAATCCGTTTAATCCGGTAGCGGTGATTCGCTATGACCTTCCGGAAGATCGTAAGGTTTCGCTGGTTGTCTACGATGTGATGGGACGCCGGGTGGCCACTCTGGTTGACCGTGCCATGCCGGCCGGATCGCACACCGCTCTTTTTGACGCCTCTGATCTGGCCGGCGGAGTCTACCTGTATCGATTGACCGCCGGTGATTTGACTCAAACCCGGCAGATGACGGTGGTGAAATAACCGGTTTTTTGCATCTATGAACCATCAAGCGATGGACGTATGAAATGATCATGACCGGTCAATCATCCGTACACACAGAAGTATGATTAAAAACGGTCATGTCATTCAATCTGACTTTTAAATCAGAAACGTCAAAAAGATGAACCGAAGGTCGCGAAGCGCTATGAACATGGCCGGGTTGGTGCCAAGACAGACAGGCGCATGATTTAAACCGGTCATGGAATTGCATGTGTCCGCTTAATCAAAAATTTTGAACAGATGAAACAGTGAATTCCCATCTATGTGATTACTCTGCTAACCTCTGTCTTCCTGTTTCTTTCTGATTGGCATTGGCTTTTCCCGATAGATAACACATTCAGGGGCAAAACATGAGTCAGGACAAGCACTTCATCCAGATCGCCGATATCAACGCTTCGGAAACGGCAGACTGGAATGACGGAAAAGGTTTTATACCGGTCTGGCTGGCCGGATCCTTCGATGGCGGGGGATATGTCATATCCGATCT harbors:
- a CDS encoding T9SS type A sorting domain-containing protein; its protein translation is MITLLTPMLLKAQFAGGDGSEANPYQVATLEQLQAIGEHEHLDKHFIQITDIDATGTADWNNGAGFEPIGDQEHPFTGTYGGNGFTIDGLHINRARKNDTGLFGRIHQGAVWRLKMSNVSITGKDNTGGLAGAHSGSIYDVHVSGSITGIQFVGGIAGSSVTFGIERSALITNSSAQNISVVGNSHVGGLAGFGSPDIRFSFVDGRVEATNGFVGGLVGALWCNDYSGHIASSYALADVKGDTYVGGIAGELVLVLETAEKVEDGSAVAEAQSMPCRFNEVYSAGTVEGEGHVGAIAGMNHSFLYSSIYWDTDQTDFEQNGIEEENSENGIGLTTEQMTGPDAEVHLQGFDFETTWATTNGYPVHQPHDSVLISINHLRYNFGEVGVEDDAGEKAILIKNVGNTEVEISAELPPGRFGGFEMTTDGQGGTLMPGEVHAIMVSFKPGEVREYSGRLELTHTARNWSSPMVIWFQGKGAQTTSATPPGIPFQTVLHQNYPNPFNPVAVIRYDLPEDRKVSLVVYDVMGRRVATLVDRAMPAGSHTALFDASDLAGGVYLYRLTAGDLTQTRQMTVVK